A stretch of the Mesorhizobium huakuii genome encodes the following:
- a CDS encoding SIS domain-containing protein gives MISNTTHMQREIEEIPQAVARLLDGSGAVLAEAGRGIRERDPQFVVTVARGSSDHAATFMKYAVELTAGLAVASVGPSIASIYGRKLRLGGSACLAISQSGKSPDIVAMAETARAGGALTVAVTNTADSPLARASDYAIDILAGPERSVAATKTFVNSAVAGLALMAHSTGDEALLAALARLPEHFGKAIACDWMSLLAETIEKQKSLFILGRGPSAAMANEAALKFKETCGMHAEAYSAAEVMHGPLALIGPDFPVLALAARDASEPSVAEAADGLAAKGAPVFVTSALANRATRLPHVATGHPLTDPLTLIVSFYVFVEAFARHRGLDPDTPRNLRKVTETV, from the coding sequence ATGATCTCCAACACCACCCATATGCAGCGCGAGATCGAGGAGATCCCGCAGGCCGTCGCCCGTCTGCTCGACGGTTCCGGCGCCGTGCTGGCGGAAGCCGGGCGCGGCATTCGCGAGCGCGACCCGCAGTTTGTCGTCACCGTGGCGCGCGGTTCGTCCGACCATGCGGCGACCTTCATGAAATACGCCGTCGAACTGACCGCGGGCCTCGCCGTCGCTTCGGTCGGCCCCTCCATCGCCTCCATCTATGGCCGTAAACTCCGGCTCGGCGGCTCGGCGTGTCTCGCGATCTCGCAGTCGGGCAAGAGCCCCGACATCGTCGCCATGGCCGAAACCGCACGCGCCGGCGGCGCGCTGACCGTCGCCGTTACCAACACCGCCGATTCGCCGCTGGCGCGGGCCTCGGACTATGCGATCGACATATTGGCCGGGCCCGAGCGCAGCGTCGCGGCTACCAAGACCTTCGTCAATTCCGCCGTCGCCGGTCTCGCCTTGATGGCGCATTCCACCGGCGACGAGGCACTTCTGGCAGCGCTGGCGCGCTTGCCCGAGCATTTCGGCAAGGCGATTGCCTGCGATTGGATGAGCCTGCTCGCTGAAACGATCGAGAAGCAGAAGTCGCTGTTCATCCTTGGCCGCGGACCGTCGGCGGCGATGGCCAACGAGGCGGCGCTGAAGTTCAAGGAAACCTGCGGCATGCATGCCGAGGCCTACAGCGCGGCCGAAGTCATGCATGGCCCGCTGGCGCTGATCGGCCCCGATTTTCCGGTGCTGGCGCTGGCCGCGCGCGATGCGTCCGAACCGTCCGTCGCCGAAGCGGCCGACGGGCTGGCGGCCAAGGGGGCACCGGTGTTCGTCACATCGGCGCTTGCCAACCGCGCCACGCGGCTGCCGCATGTCGCCACCGGTCACCCGCTGACCGACCCGCTGACGCTGATCGTCTCATTCTACGTGTTCGTCGAGGCCTTCGCGCGCCACCGCGGCCTCGATCCGGACACGCCGCGCAATCTTCGCAAGGTGACGGAGACGGTATGA
- a CDS encoding NAD(P)/FAD-dependent oxidoreductase — translation MQTIDCVVAGAGVVGLAIARALALSGREVVVIEQADAIGTVTSSRNSEVIHAGLYYAPGSLKARLCLEGRQRLYAYCAEHNIAHTRTGKLIVASEPGQTDGLRAIEANARRCGVDDLQFLTQREAESLEPALTCAGALLSPSTGIVDSHALMLSLRGAAETAGASFALLTAFAGATIETDGIRIDTRHANGETFALEAAAFVNAAGLDAQAVAGRIAGFPQGLIPRQWLARGNYFSLPGRSPFSRLIYPVPVDGGLGVHLTLDLGGSARFGPDVEWVDHVDYTVDPSRSAVFYEAIRRYWPALADGALQPAYAGVRPKLSGPGQPATDFVIQGPADHGAGRIVNLFGIESPGLTASLAIADHVVELLYPQ, via the coding sequence ATGCAGACAATCGATTGCGTCGTCGCCGGAGCCGGCGTCGTCGGACTTGCCATTGCCAGGGCGCTTGCTTTGTCGGGCCGCGAGGTGGTGGTGATCGAACAGGCCGATGCGATCGGCACCGTCACCAGTTCGCGCAATTCCGAAGTCATCCATGCCGGACTCTATTATGCGCCCGGGAGCCTGAAGGCCCGGCTTTGCCTTGAAGGGCGGCAGCGCCTCTACGCCTATTGCGCCGAGCACAACATCGCCCATACGCGCACCGGCAAGCTGATCGTCGCCAGCGAGCCCGGCCAGACGGACGGGTTGCGGGCAATCGAGGCCAATGCCCGACGCTGCGGGGTCGATGATCTCCAGTTCTTGACGCAAAGGGAGGCCGAAAGCCTGGAACCGGCGCTGACATGTGCCGGCGCGCTGTTGTCGCCGTCGACCGGCATTGTCGACAGCCATGCTCTGATGCTGTCGTTGCGCGGCGCCGCCGAGACCGCCGGCGCGTCCTTCGCCTTGCTCACCGCGTTCGCCGGGGCGACGATCGAGACCGACGGGATCCGGATCGACACGCGCCATGCCAATGGCGAGACCTTTGCGCTGGAGGCGGCAGCCTTCGTCAATGCCGCCGGCCTCGATGCGCAGGCCGTGGCCGGCCGGATCGCCGGCTTCCCACAAGGGCTCATCCCCCGGCAGTGGCTGGCGCGCGGAAACTACTTCTCCCTGCCAGGCCGGTCGCCCTTTTCGCGGCTGATCTATCCGGTTCCGGTCGACGGTGGGCTTGGCGTCCATCTGACGCTCGACCTCGGCGGCAGTGCGCGCTTTGGGCCCGATGTCGAGTGGGTCGACCATGTGGATTACACCGTCGATCCCAGCCGAAGCGCCGTCTTCTACGAAGCGATCCGGCGCTATTGGCCCGCCCTTGCCGACGGCGCGCTGCAGCCGGCCTATGCCGGGGTCAGGCCGAAACTGTCCGGCCCCGGCCAGCCTGCCACCGATTTCGTGATCCAGGGTCCTGCGGATCATGGCGCTGGGCGCATCGTCAACCTGTTCGGCATAGAAAGCCCCGGCCTGACGGCAAGCCTGGCGATCGCCGACCATGTGGTCGAACTGCTCTATCCGCAATGA
- a CDS encoding N-acetylglucosamine kinase yields the protein MKFVLGIDGGGTSCRAALATVDGAVIGRAKSGAANIRTDLTGARSNIVDAARQAFIAAGQDPELIPQTPAILGLAGANVGTYRQQLEAILPFSISRVETDAEIALEGAVGSGDGAMAILGTGTAYMARKNGKSRAIGGWGFQVGDQGSGARIGRDLLEQTLLAYDGVRAASSLTDAMMATFRNNPEDVVEFTTNAKPGDFGGFAPKVFEHAEKGDAVANWIVDKAVSDVEASLGALGLPDDAPLCLLGGLAPLYAPRLSARYQALLKPPLDDALGGAVQMAARLFAKPAEAAR from the coding sequence GTGAAATTCGTGCTCGGTATCGATGGCGGCGGCACCAGCTGCAGGGCCGCCCTGGCAACAGTGGACGGCGCTGTCATTGGCCGCGCCAAAAGCGGCGCCGCAAACATCCGAACCGACCTCACCGGGGCGCGCTCGAACATTGTCGACGCCGCGCGGCAGGCATTCATCGCCGCCGGGCAAGATCCCGAACTGATCCCGCAGACACCGGCCATTCTCGGCCTTGCCGGCGCCAATGTCGGCACTTACCGGCAGCAGCTCGAAGCCATCCTGCCGTTCAGCATCAGCCGCGTCGAGACCGACGCCGAGATCGCGCTTGAAGGCGCCGTCGGCTCCGGTGACGGCGCCATGGCCATCCTCGGCACCGGCACCGCCTATATGGCGCGCAAGAACGGCAAATCGCGCGCCATTGGCGGCTGGGGGTTCCAGGTCGGCGATCAGGGCAGCGGCGCCCGCATCGGCCGCGACCTACTGGAACAGACGCTGCTTGCCTATGATGGTGTGCGCGCGGCTTCGTCCCTGACCGACGCCATGATGGCCACCTTCCGCAACAATCCCGAAGACGTGGTCGAATTCACCACCAATGCCAAGCCCGGCGATTTCGGCGGCTTCGCGCCCAAAGTGTTCGAGCACGCCGAAAAGGGCGATGCCGTCGCCAACTGGATCGTCGACAAGGCGGTCAGCGATGTCGAAGCCTCGCTTGGCGCGCTCGGCCTTCCGGATGATGCGCCGCTTTGTCTGCTCGGCGGACTGGCACCGCTTTATGCGCCGCGCCTGTCGGCACGCTACCAGGCGCTGCTGAAGCCGCCGCTCGACGACGCGCTGGGCGGGGCGGTGCAGATGGCGGCGCGGCTGTTCGCCAAACCAGCGGAGGCGGCTCGATGA
- the nagA gene encoding N-acetylglucosamine-6-phosphate deacetylase, translating to MSDRFALTGARIFDGDDWHEGHALVVRDGLVEAILPTGAIPSDIRTVDTGGGMLAPGFVDIQVNGGGGVMLNDHPDVASIETICRAHAPFGTTALLATLITDTPAITASAITAGEAATLQNVPGFLGLHLEGPHLSIARKGAHDPALIRPMTDADQAMLIAARQKLPVLLTTIAPESVEPARVAALAKAGIIVSLGHSDTGYATAKAFAEAGASVATHLFNAMSQIGNREPGLVGAAIDIGTLSAGLIADGIHVHPASIRIALDAKQGPGKIVLVSDAMATIGTDMTSFTLNGRTIYRKDGSLRLADGTLAGADLDMISAVRFMHNVVGVDLSEALRMASLYPAQAIGQSHRLGRFANGTAADIVALSDDLGIGSVWIGGAKVFEAVAPH from the coding sequence ATGAGCGACCGTTTTGCCCTGACTGGCGCCCGCATATTTGATGGCGACGACTGGCATGAGGGCCACGCACTTGTCGTGCGCGACGGCCTCGTCGAGGCTATTTTGCCCACCGGCGCCATCCCCTCGGATATCCGCACCGTCGACACCGGCGGCGGCATGCTGGCGCCGGGCTTCGTCGACATCCAGGTCAATGGCGGTGGCGGCGTCATGCTCAACGACCATCCCGATGTCGCCTCGATCGAAACCATCTGCCGGGCGCATGCGCCCTTCGGCACGACGGCGCTGCTGGCGACGCTGATCACCGACACGCCCGCCATCACCGCTTCCGCCATCACCGCCGGCGAAGCCGCCACACTGCAAAACGTCCCTGGTTTCCTCGGCCTGCATCTCGAGGGCCCGCATCTGTCGATCGCGCGCAAGGGCGCGCATGATCCGGCGCTGATCCGGCCGATGACGGATGCCGATCAGGCGATGCTGATCGCGGCGCGGCAGAAACTGCCGGTGCTGCTCACCACGATCGCGCCGGAATCCGTGGAACCAGCCCGCGTTGCGGCCTTGGCCAAGGCCGGCATCATCGTCAGCCTCGGCCATTCCGACACGGGTTACGCGACGGCAAAAGCCTTCGCCGAAGCGGGTGCCAGCGTGGCTACCCATCTGTTCAACGCGATGAGCCAGATCGGCAACCGCGAGCCTGGCCTCGTCGGTGCGGCCATCGACATCGGCACCTTGTCCGCCGGGCTGATCGCCGACGGCATCCATGTCCATCCCGCAAGCATCAGGATCGCGCTCGACGCCAAACAGGGACCGGGCAAGATCGTGCTGGTCTCAGACGCGATGGCGACGATCGGCACCGACATGACTTCGTTCACGCTCAACGGCCGCACCATCTACCGCAAGGACGGGAGTCTCAGGCTTGCCGACGGCACGCTGGCGGGCGCCGATCTCGACATGATCTCGGCCGTGCGTTTCATGCACAATGTCGTCGGCGTCGATCTGTCCGAAGCCTTGCGCATGGCCTCGCTCTATCCGGCGCAGGCGATCGGCCAGTCGCACCGGCTTGGCCGCTTCGCCAACGGCACGGCCGCCGACATCGTTGCGCTGTCGGACGATCTTGGCATAGGAAGCGTCTGGATCGGCGGCGCCAAAGTGTTCGAGGCTGTCGCTCCGCACTGA
- a CDS encoding IS5 family transposase (programmed frameshift) has translation MPGGCKGKRGPRTNNRLFMDAIFWMARSGARWRDLPERFGDHRIVKRRYYDWVGRGVLHDLFQALSQDGDFEWLCVDATVIRAHQHASGARKPKGGPDAQGLGRSKGGLGTKLHVATDSLGNPANLLASPGHRGEVLFGAPLIKGIACRFVIADRAYDAEHFHDTILDAGAEPVIPPRPNRRRPHAYDKDLYKERNLVERFFNKLKHFRRIATRYDKLLANFMGFVTLGAIHILLR, from the exons ATGCCTGGTGGCTGCAAGGGCAAGCGCGGCCCACGCACCAACAACCGGCTGTTCATGGATGCTATTTTCTGGATGGCCCGTTCCGGGGCACGCTGGCGCGACCTGCCGGAGCGGTTCGGTGACCATCGTATCGTGAAGCGTCGCTACTACGACTGGGTGGGACGGGGCGTCTTACATGATCTCTTCCAGGCGCTGAGCCAAGATGGGGATTTCGAATGGCTGTGCGTGGACGCCACCGTCATCCGCGCCCATCAGCACGCCAGCGGGGCGCGCAAGC CAAAAGGGGGGCCTGATGCCCAGGGGCTGGGCCGCTCAAAGGGCGGCTTAGGCACTAAGCTGCACGTCGCCACCGATAGCCTCGGCAATCCTGCCAACCTCCTTGCCAGCCCGGGCCATCGGGGCGAGGTTCTTTTTGGTGCCCCCTTGATCAAGGGGATCGCATGCCGCTTCGTCATCGCCGATCGGGCCTATGATGCCGAGCACTTTCACGACACCATTCTGGACGCCGGTGCCGAGCCAGTCATACCACCTCGGCCCAACCGCCGCAGGCCGCATGCTTACGACAAGGATCTCTATAAGGAACGCAATCTGGTCGAGCGCTTCTTCAACAAGCTCAAGCACTTTCGGCGCATCGCAACCCGCTACGACAAACTGCTTGCCAACTTCATGGGCTTCGTCACACTCGGCGCAATCCACATCCTGCTGAGGTAA
- a CDS encoding N-acetylmuramic acid 6-phosphate etherase, with the protein MAETRTEALHRNAEGLDIQAPEAILVSLADAQIEAAKAVRNAIPAIAKAAEIIAARLRSGGKLAYAAAGSSGLMALADALELPGTFGIQRDRIAILVAGGDEAFKTLAGGPEDDTEEAATAVANAGIGAGDCLIALSASGTTPYAVCAIEEAARRGAATIGIANNRDSALLRQAETAILLETPPEVIAGSTRMGAGTAQKIALNMLSTLTAVHLGHVHDGYMVNLMADNIKLRDRAARIVAAVSGRSTDDAARLLEKSGGAVKTAILLAAGADSADAAEKLLEGTGHKLRPALSAIEGSKGSKASVLIKTEPEKGQQGD; encoded by the coding sequence ATGGCTGAAACGCGCACCGAAGCGCTTCACAGGAATGCCGAGGGGCTGGATATCCAGGCTCCGGAAGCCATCCTTGTTTCGCTGGCCGATGCGCAGATCGAAGCCGCCAAGGCCGTCCGCAACGCCATCCCCGCCATCGCCAAAGCCGCCGAGATCATCGCCGCCCGGTTGCGCAGCGGCGGCAAGCTTGCCTATGCAGCGGCCGGCAGCTCCGGCCTGATGGCGCTGGCCGACGCCCTGGAATTGCCCGGCACCTTCGGCATTCAGCGCGACCGCATCGCCATCCTGGTCGCCGGCGGCGACGAGGCTTTCAAGACACTGGCCGGCGGCCCCGAGGATGACACCGAGGAGGCCGCGACTGCCGTCGCCAATGCCGGCATCGGTGCGGGCGATTGCCTGATCGCCCTTTCCGCCAGCGGCACCACGCCCTATGCCGTGTGCGCCATCGAGGAAGCCGCTCGCCGCGGTGCGGCCACCATCGGCATCGCCAACAACCGGGATTCTGCTCTGCTTCGCCAGGCGGAAACCGCCATCCTGCTCGAAACACCGCCGGAAGTGATCGCCGGCTCGACGCGCATGGGCGCCGGCACCGCGCAGAAGATCGCGCTCAACATGCTGTCGACCTTGACCGCCGTCCATCTCGGCCATGTCCATGACGGCTACATGGTCAATCTGATGGCCGACAACATCAAGCTGCGCGACCGCGCAGCGCGCATCGTCGCCGCCGTCAGCGGGCGCAGCACGGACGATGCAGCCCGTCTGCTCGAAAAGAGCGGCGGCGCGGTCAAGACCGCCATTCTGCTCGCCGCCGGTGCCGACAGCGCCGATGCGGCCGAGAAACTGCTGGAAGGAACCGGCCACAAATTGCGGCCGGCGCTTTCCGCGATCGAGGGGAGCAAGGGGTCAAAAGCCTCTGTTCTCATCAAAACCGAACCTGAAAAAGGTCAACAGGGAGACTGA
- a CDS encoding GntR family transcriptional regulator — protein sequence MSDAADQIFATLKQSSQSGAPLYLQLRKSIEDAVNRGLIGPGDALPSERDIATKADISRVTVRKAVQDLVKGGILVQRHGSGTFVAPRMERVEQSLSRLTSFTEDMARRGMAVRSAWLDRGLYAPSPDEMMVLGLSSSELVARVARLRIANDTPLAIERASLSASVLPDPAGIGSSLYAALELTGNRPVRAVQRISAANLGDSDARLLEVPPGIAGLHIERISYLASGKVIEFTRSIYRGDAYDFVAELRLTGPSEEGRP from the coding sequence ATGAGCGACGCCGCCGACCAGATCTTCGCCACGCTGAAGCAATCCTCGCAAAGCGGCGCCCCGCTCTATCTGCAATTGCGCAAAAGCATCGAGGACGCCGTCAATCGCGGCCTGATCGGTCCGGGCGACGCGCTGCCTTCGGAGCGCGACATCGCCACCAAGGCCGACATTTCGCGCGTCACCGTGCGCAAGGCGGTGCAGGACCTGGTCAAGGGCGGCATCCTGGTGCAGCGCCACGGCTCCGGCACCTTCGTGGCGCCGCGCATGGAGCGCGTCGAGCAATCGCTGTCGCGTCTGACCTCGTTTACCGAAGACATGGCGCGGCGCGGCATGGCGGTGCGGTCGGCCTGGCTCGATCGTGGCCTCTACGCGCCCTCGCCCGACGAGATGATGGTGCTTGGCCTGTCGTCGAGCGAACTGGTGGCGCGCGTGGCGCGCCTGCGCATCGCCAACGACACGCCGCTGGCGATCGAACGCGCCTCGCTGTCGGCCAGCGTGCTGCCCGACCCGGCGGGCATCGGTTCCTCGCTCTATGCGGCGCTGGAATTGACCGGCAACCGGCCGGTGCGGGCGGTGCAGCGCATATCGGCCGCCAATCTCGGCGACAGCGATGCGCGCCTGCTCGAAGTGCCGCCGGGCATTGCCGGCCTGCACATCGAACGCATTTCCTATCTGGCGAGCGGCAAGGTGATCGAATTCACCCGCTCCATCTACCGGGGCGACGCCTATGATTTCGTCGCCGAACTGCGGCTGACAGGGCCGAGCGAAGAGGGCCGACCATGA
- a CDS encoding IS701 family transposase — MIRRSWMTGASIETTLELWASSLRDVKARMRGLFTQERVAASANLFLDGLLGDERRKTGWMRAEAAGDPGPWRQQAVLGRGRWDADALRDIVREYVVENLATDDAVLVIDETGFLKQGKTSCGVARQYTGSAGKITNCQIGVFAAYVSARGHAFIDRALYLPKSWTGDRARLAATHVPEAIAFATKPGLAVDMIRRALAADVPFSWVAADAVYGVGDVEGTLRRACKGYVLGVKSDHHFGSWSGKPPVAGTAQEIARDLDPTAWQRLSAGEGTKGARLHDWAYCELADLDADEYNETKSGLWTRGLLIRRNISDGDLAFFTTWCPAGTGIQTLVSVEGHRWAIEDSFETAKNELGLDHNETRSWHGWHRHVSLVMLAFAMMAVIRYRANDVTPQKRPRMPTIRI, encoded by the coding sequence ATGATTCGGAGGTCATGGATGACAGGTGCATCAATCGAGACGACGCTTGAGCTTTGGGCATCATCGCTGCGTGACGTGAAGGCTCGCATGCGCGGACTGTTTACGCAGGAGCGAGTTGCAGCCTCTGCGAACCTCTTCCTGGACGGCCTGCTGGGTGACGAGCGGCGTAAGACAGGTTGGATGCGCGCTGAGGCGGCCGGTGACCCCGGCCCGTGGCGGCAACAAGCCGTTCTGGGTCGCGGGCGTTGGGACGCGGACGCACTTCGCGACATCGTGCGAGAGTATGTTGTAGAAAACCTCGCCACGGATGATGCGGTCCTGGTCATCGACGAGACGGGCTTCCTCAAGCAGGGCAAGACGTCGTGCGGTGTTGCGCGTCAATATACAGGTTCGGCAGGCAAGATAACGAACTGCCAGATCGGTGTGTTCGCCGCCTATGTGTCCGCTCGCGGTCATGCCTTTATCGACCGGGCCTTGTACTTGCCCAAAAGCTGGACCGGAGATCGGGCAAGGCTTGCAGCAACCCATGTTCCTGAGGCTATAGCCTTCGCTACCAAGCCAGGCTTGGCTGTCGATATGATACGGCGTGCGCTGGCAGCCGATGTGCCGTTTTCATGGGTGGCCGCAGATGCGGTGTATGGCGTCGGGGACGTCGAAGGAACCCTGCGCCGAGCCTGCAAAGGCTACGTTCTTGGGGTCAAATCGGACCACCATTTCGGCTCCTGGTCGGGTAAGCCTCCGGTCGCCGGCACAGCTCAGGAGATCGCCCGTGATCTTGATCCAACTGCATGGCAGCGTCTTTCCGCCGGTGAGGGCACCAAAGGCGCGCGGCTTCATGACTGGGCCTACTGCGAACTCGCCGATCTCGATGCCGACGAATATAACGAGACGAAATCGGGGCTTTGGACCCGTGGCCTCCTAATCCGGCGCAATATCAGCGACGGTGATCTCGCATTCTTCACCACATGGTGCCCGGCCGGGACGGGCATCCAGACGCTCGTTTCCGTTGAAGGCCATCGCTGGGCGATCGAAGACAGCTTCGAGACCGCCAAGAACGAGCTCGGACTCGATCACAACGAAACCCGGTCATGGCATGGCTGGCATCGCCACGTCTCCCTCGTCATGCTGGCCTTCGCCATGATGGCGGTGATCCGATACCGCGCCAATGACGTGACGCCCCAAAAAAGACCGCGGATGCCGACCATCAGGATTTGA